The segment CAAAGCCACCGTGCCGATGGGGTGAGGCCCACCCCCGGGCGATTCATCGCGGAGAACCTGCTTTCATCCTGATGCGGCGGTAACCCAACTCCGTAGGAGTGACATATTTATAGCCTTACCGAACCCCTTCTCTCCCTATTGGGTTGAACCCCGTCAGGGGTGACATCTGAATTGCAATTCTTACCCACGACGTGAGATACATTTTCAAGCCAGTAGAGAGATGACGCGGGAGGTTAACAGCCTAGAATGGCACCCCTGACAGGGTTAGACCATGGAATGGTCTTAACTATCATGATATTAAAACACTTACTGAGCTTGACAATCAATGGTTTCAGTTATAACATGGCCGTGGTAATTAACATGGCCATGTTATATATCATGGCCATGGTGGCCATATGCCAATCAATCTTCAGGACCGACCTGCGTCAAGAGAGGGTGATTTCGTCCGCCTGCTTGCCAATCTGTTTCGTCGAGCGGGTTGGCGCATTGTGCGCGAACTCAAACCAGGCCCGGAAGATTGGCGCCCGGATCTTGTCGTTGATTCAGGAGACAAAAAATATATCATCGAAGTCAAAAGGGCCCCAGAAAGCCGGCGCGACCGGCTAATTCCCCTTTTATCTCAAGCCATCCTGCAGGCGCAGTCGGCTGCGCGGCAGTTTCCTGAGTCCGTCGCCCCGGTCGCGGTAGTCGTTTCCAAGCATATCCCCGATTCAGCGGCGGACCAGGTCAAACAGTTCGCCATGCGCCACGTTCCCTCAGTGGGAATCGGAATGATTGACTCCGAAGGCTTCCGAGTCTTTTTCGGGTATGGACTGGAAGCGTTCAACAGCGAGAGATCTGGCTCTTCCGCGCAGGTTTTGTCAGAGGAGCGTTGGCGGCCCTCACATATCTTCTCCGATCTCAACCAATGGATGCTGAAAATTCTGCTCTCTGCGAATATCCCGGAATCCCTTCTGTCCGCACCCCGAGCGCGGTGCCAGAATGCTACGCAACTCGCGCAGGCAGCGGATGTTTCGGTGATGAGCGCCTCCCGATTTCTCAGACAATTATCGATTGAGGGATTTCTGGACGTACGCAAAGGCTGGTTGCGCCTCGTGCGGACTGATGAATTGATGAAGCGTTGGCTGAATGCAAACCCAAGGAGCGTCCGGGAGGTCCCTGCTCACTGGATCATCAGAGGCCGCGAGGAACAGATCTCCCTTGCGGTTCGCTCCTACGTTGCACATATGGACGCGACTGCAGCACGGCCTCGAAAATCTCGTGAAGGCCGACTCCCCCGCGTTCCACCTCGAATCTGCTTAGGACTTTATGCGGCTGCTGATGCGCTTGGCTTCGGATTTGTGCGGGGCGTGCCACCGTATCTTTACCTGGAGCGGCTGGAATCCGAAGCTCTGAAACTGCTCGGACTCTCTACTGAGGACGCCGACCGGCATCCTGACGTCTATCTGAGAATCCCTCAGAATGATGAGGCGATCTTTCGTGCTCTAGTCCGACAGCAGGGTGTTCCAGTTTCTGACATTATCCAGGTATGGCTCGACGTGTCCAATCACCCTGCCAGAGGAAAAGAACAGGCAGAGGAGATCTGGCGCCGAGTCCTTGCACCAGCCATCCATAAGGCAGAAGAATGAGGAGTAACAGCGAGAACGATCAATTTGCGCGATTAATCACTTCAATTGAGCCATGGCTGGGAGAGGTAGTGATCATCGGTGGGTGGGCTCACAGACTTTACCGCCTCGATGCCCGCGCACAACTGCTTGACTACATGCCAGTATTCACTGTAGATGCGGACATTGCGCTCCCATCCAACCTGAAAGTTGAAAGAAAGGATATTCGGGAATGTCTCGTCGACCATGGGTTCAAAGAGGATCGAATGGGGGAGGACAAGCCTCCGGTCACCCATTATCATCTCGCGGAGGATGGGACCGGTTTCTACGCTGAATTCTTGACCCCATCGACCGGGGGTGAACATCGGCGCGACGGAACGAGCAATTCGACCATGACGATCGCTGGGGTGGTCTCCCAGAAACTCAGATTCATTGAAATATTACTGAATGCTCCTTGGACAGTGGATCTGGATCAGACGAATGGCTTTCCGTTCGAGGAAGCGATACGAGTGAGAATTGCCAATCCGGCCGCTTTCCTGGCACATAAACTTCTGATCGAAAAGAGGCGAACTAGTACCAGGCATCCGAAGGACATCTTGTACATACATGACACACTTGAAACCTTTGGCGGACGTCTTCAAGAGTTGAACGCGGAATGGAAGAATCATATCGGACCGATACTATCTCCGAAAAACGTCAGGCTGATAGAGCGCTCAGCAGAGAGCCTCTTCCATGAAGTCACCGACCCCGTCCGCGAAGCGGCCCTGATCGCCAGCGGCAGGAGCCTTTCTCCAGAACGGATTCGCGAGATTTGTAATTGGGGATTGAAACAAGTCTTTGGTTGAGTGCGCCTGGGGGATGCCAATCAAACTGCAAGCGTTTCATGCCCTCAATTCTTGAGAGCCATCCCGGTACGCGAAAAGTGAAAACCATTCTCATACATATAGGGGTTGATTACAGTGACAGTCACTGGAAGAGGGGCACAGTCCCTCTGGGCTCAGCAGACACCCCAGCGTATTTGCGTTCTTCAAACATATTACTTTTCGGAGGCTTTGGCGCTACAATGCTTGACAAGCCCTTGGGCTTGACCCCGGCCCGGGCGATCGGAAAAGTCGCTCGGATGACCCTTCGGAAATGTCTGCGATTAATCATCAGATCAACACAATAAGGTAGGACGAGTCGCGCATGAGCAGCAATAACCTCAATTGGATTGCCAATTTCATTTGGGGCGTCGCCGATGACGTGCTCCGCGACATTTACGTTCGCGGAAAATACCGCGACGTGATTTTGCCGATGACGGTCATCCGGCGCCTCGATGCCGTCCTGGAACCGACGAAACAGGCGGTGCTGGATATGAAGAAGCGCCTCGACAAGTCCCGTATCACGAATCAGGACGCTGCGCTTCGGGACGCTGCAAAGCAGGCGTTCTACAATTCCTCACCATTTACCCTTCGCGATCTGAAGGCCCGCGCCAGGCAGCAGCAGCTCAAGGCCGACTTCGAAACTTATCTCGATGGCTTTTCGCCCAACGTCCAGGAGATTCTCGACAAATTCAAACTCCGCAACCAGATCGAAACGCTTGTCGAAGCCGACATCCTTGGAAGCCTGATCGAAAAATTTCTCGACAGCTCCGTCAATTTGGGACCCCAACCGGTCCCTAACCTGGATGGCTCGGAACGACTGCCCGGACTCGACAACCACGCCATGGGGACCATCTTCGAGGAACTAATCCGCCGCTTTAACGAAGAGAACAACGAAGAGGCCGGTGAACACTTCACCCCGCGCGATGTGGTGACATTGATGGCGGATCTGGTCTTCCTGCCCATCGCCGACCAGATCCAGTCAGGCACTTACCTGGTTTATGACGGCGCCTGTGGCACGGGTGGCATGCTCACAGTCGCGGAGCAACGGCTCACCGAGTTGGCAAAAGAACATGGAAAGGAGGTCTCGATCCATCTTTTTGGCCAGGAGGTTAACGCCGAGACCTACGCCATCACAAAAGCCGATCTCCTGTTGAAGGGCGAAGGCGAAGAGGCGGAGAACTTTCGCCATTGTTCCACCCTTTCGCTGGACGGGTTTCCCGCTCGCGAGTTCGACTTCATGCTTTCCAACCCGCCCTACGGCAAGAGCTGGAAGACCGATCTCGAGCGGATGGGCGGCAAAGGCGATATTCGAGATCCGCGTTTTGTTATTGAACATGGAGGCGATCCGGAGTTCAGTCTTATCACCCGCTCGAGCGACGGGCAACTCATGTTCTTGGTGAACAAGCTGTCCAAGATGAAACATGGCACGCCGCTTGGCAGTCGCATCGCGGAAGTGCACAACGGATCGTCGCTCTTCACCGGGGATGCCGGACAGGGCGAGAGCAACATCCGCCGATGGATTCTCGAGAACGACTGGCTCGAAGCGATCATCGCGCTGCCGCTCAACATGTTTTACAACACCGGCATCGCCACCTACGTTTGGGTCCTCACCAACCGCAAGCCTGCGCACCGCCGGGGTGAGGTGCAGCTTATCGATGCAACTCAGTGGTTCAAGCCTTTACGCAAGAACCTCGGCAAGAAGAACTGCGAGTTGTCGGAAGAGGACATCCAGCGCATCTGCGATACGTTCCTCGCGTTCAAGGAGACCGAGCAGTCGAAGATTTTTCCGAACGCCGCCTTCGGCTACTGGAAGGTGACGGTGGAGCGACCGCTCCGGCTCAAGGATGCGGACCCAAACCACGTTTATATTCCGAAAGAAATAAAGGCGCTCATGGAGAGCGCCAGGCGTGATGAGTCTGCTCAGCCGATCGTCCGGCGGATTCACAAGAAAGGGGCCGAGGCCGATCCGCTGTGTGGGCTGTTCGAGGCGACGGTGGACGGCAAGAAGTCCGTAGTCGAATATGAACCGGACTCCGAGCTCCGCGACACTGAACAAGTGCCCTTGCTGGAGAAAGGCGGAATCGAAGCGTTCATCCGCCGCGAAGTGCTGCCGCACGTGCCGGATGCTTGGTACGATCGCGACAGCGTCAAGACGGGCTACGAGATCAGCTTTACGCGCTACTTCTACAAGCCGCAACCGCTGCGAACGCTGGAGGAGATCCGCACCGACATATTGGCGCTGGAGAAGGAGACCGAAGGGTTGCTGGACGAGATCGTCGGGGTCTCACGCGAAGACGCGAAGGCGCGAGGGGAGAAGGGGTGAAGAACATCGAAGGAGTCTCCTCGGAGATCGTGGACGCGGCTTTTCACCTTCACAAGGACTTGGGACCCGGCCTACTCGAATCGGTGTATGAGGCTGTCCTGGCCCGACTGCTGGAGTGGCGGGGGCTGCGGGTCGAGCGTCAGAAGCCTATCGCAATCAGCTATGAGGGATTGCAATTCGATGAGGGGTTTCGGGCTGATCTGCTGGTTGAGGGGAAGGTTGTGGTGGAGCTGAAGTCCGTTGAAACGTTTGCCCCGGCTCAAGGCAAACAATTGTTGACCTACCTGCGGCTGCTGAATCTCCCGCTGGGCTTGCTGATCAATTTCGGCGCGGCCACCTTCAAAGAAGACGTAAAGAGGGTTGTGAACAACCATCGCGATTTCGCGTCTTCGCGCCTTCGCGTGAACCAGGAACTCGCGCGAAGCCGCGAAGGACGCGAAGGGAAAGAATCATGATTGCCGACCTCAAGTCCTATCCTGCGATGAAGGATTCCGGCGTTCCGTGGCTGGGGGAGGTGCCGGAGCACTGGAAAATCGTTCCGGGGCGTGCCTGCTATCGCGAGAAAAAGGTGCCCAACTTAGCATCGAGAGAGGCGACCGTCCTTTCCCTCAGCTATGGACAAATCGTCGTCAAGCCGGCAGAGAAACTTCACGGCCTCGTTCCAGCCTCGTTTGAGACATACCAGATCGTTGATCCGGGCGACATCGTCATTCGCCCGACTGATCTCCAGAATGATTGGAACAGCTTGCGTTTCGGCCTCTCCCAGCAACGGGGCATCATCACATCGGCTTACATGTGCTTCGACACAAAAGACTCTCTTGACCGAAACTATGGCTACGTCCTGCTTCACGCATACGACTTGAAAAAAGTGTTCTATGGGCTCGGCTCTGGTCTACGTCAGAATCTGAATTGGAACGATTTTAAGTACCTCCCTTGCCTTATGCCTTCAAAGGACGAACAATCCACCATCGTCCGGTTCCTCGACCACACAGACCGGCGCATCCGGCGTTACATGCGCGCGAAGCAGAAAATAATCAAACTGCTGGAGGAGCAAAAGCAGGCCATCATCCACCACGCCGTCACCCGCGGCCTCGACCCGAACGTCCGCCTGAGACCGTCTGGCGTGGAATGGCTCCGCGACGTGCCGCAGCATTGGGAGGTTCGTCGCAACGGTCAACTCTTTGCCCAGCGCAACCAAACTGGGTTCGCCGAACTTCCTATCCTGGAGGTCTCGCTCAAAACGGGCGTCCGCGTGCGTGACTTCGAGAATTCGATACGCAAGCAGATTATGTCCGACCGCGCCAAGTATAAGGTCGCACACAAAGGCGACATTGCTTACAACATGATGCGGATGTGGCAAGGCGCGGTTGGAATCGCCCCGGTCGATGGATTGGTGAGCCCGGCCTATGTCATTGCCAGACCGCTTGCCGGCGTTGAGGTCCGCTACTTCAACAATCTATTCCGCACAGCCTCCTATATGAGTGAGGTGGACAACTGCTCGCGTGGCATCGTCAAGGACCGCAATCGATTGTATTGGGAGGATTTCAAGCAGATTTATTCCCCATATCCCCCCGTGGGCGAGCAAACGCAGATTGCTGATGCCATCGAGGAAAGCACGCAAGGCCTGAATTGCGCGATCGATCAGATGGAGCGTGAAATTGCCCTGCTCCGCGAATATCGCACCCGTCTGATCGGCGACGTGGTGACCGGCAAGCTGGATGTGCGTGAAGCGGTTGCGAATCTGCCCGAGGAAGTCGCCGAGCCGGAGGCGCTAGAGGAGGCCGAGGAGTTGGACGACTCCGCCACTGGCGAAGAAATCGAAGTGGACGAGGCGATTGAGACTGAAGAGGCGGCCGAAGTCAGCGAGTGATCTTGGCGGAAAGGACCTTTACCCAAAAGGTAAATAATCCATTTGACATTCAAAGGGTCCCTATGTCATTATCTTTACCCAAGAGGTGAAGATCGGCAGCCCAAGTCAAGGCACATCACGTGGAAGTTATCTTTCGAACGCGTAAGCTGGAAAAAGAATACTGTGACCATCAACGAGCCGATAAAGCCTATGGGCCAGATGTGGCGCGGCGCTATATTGGGCGCATCAATCTCATCAAGGAGACTTTGGACATTGAGGACCTCAAGCGACTTCCCGGACTCCGGTGCCACGAACTGAAAGGGGACCGGCGAGGGTTCTGGGCAGTGAATCTCACAGGACGATACCGCCTGATCTTCACCCTCGAAGGCAAGCGTTTGGAGATTGTTAGGATCCAGGAGGTCAGCAAACATTATGATGACTAGAGAAGCAGTTCATTCCAATCTGCCGATTCCTCCAGGAGAATACTTGGAGGAGGTCGTGGGCGAGTTGGGTATGACCAAGGATGAGCTGGCGGCACGCATGGATCGACCCGCCACAAAGTTAAGCCAAATCTTCAAGGGGGATAAGGCCATCACCGCTGATACCGCGCTGCAACTTGAAAAAGTGGTCGGGGTTCCTGCCCATATCTGGATTGGGCTGGAGGCGGAATACCGCCTGTCCCTGGCGCGACAGCAGGAATCTGGTAAGCCACAGGAGACGAAGGATGCATCGGGACTTTTGAAGAGATTTTGCTATACAGAATTGGTGAGGCTCAAAGCAGTGGAGAAGCGCGTGACTCTTGCCGAAAAGGTTACAGAACTTGAGCGCTTCTTCGGTGTGACCTCGCTGACCTGTGTTCGAGATCTCCGCCGTTACCAGGCGGCATTTCGTTGCGGGAAATCGGACAAATGGGCGCCTTCTCCCGAGGCGCTTGCGGCATGGCTTCGATTTGGGGAGGTCAGAGGACAGGGAATTCAATGTCAGCCCTTTGATCGGGCACGGCTGGAACAGGCGATTGACAACTTGCGTGAAATGACCATTCAATCTCCCGATAAATTTCTGAAACCTCTGCGCGAGACACTGGCTGAAGCCGGTGTGGCCATGGTGTTGTGTCCCCATTTTTCGAAGACCCGGACCCACGGGGCGACCTTCTGGCTGAGGCGCGACAAGGCTGTCCTCATGATGAGCAATCGAGGGAAGTGGGCCGACATCTTCTGGTTCAGTTTGTTTCATGAAATCGGGCACCTTCTACTGGAAAACTGGAGGGCCGTGTGCGTGGAAGTTGGCGCCCAAGACGACCAGGAAAAGAGGGCCGACAAATTCGCTGGTGATAGGTTAATCAATCCTGAAGAGTACAAAATATTTGTCAGAAGGCGGGCATTCTATCCGACTGATATTGAAACGTTCGCCAAACGCGCTGGGGTTCACCCAGGGATTGTGGTAGGACGTCTGCAGCATGACAAGCTGCTCAAACCGAACTGGCATAATGGCCTGCGAGTACGATTCAAATGGGCCGATCAATGACGACGTATTGACAGTCGCTTAAAGGGAACCTGGCCGATGAAATATACGGACACCTCCGAAGCCGGGCTCGAAACTCTCATTGTAGAACATCTTACCGGCCGGGCCCCGTTGGACGCCCCAGCCTCTGGACGAATTGTTGGCGCTCAAGAGCTGACCGAGAGTCGCGCAGGAGCAGGTTATGAGCTGGGCGATTCAAAGGATTTCGACCGCGACCATGCAGTGGACCTCGCGAAACTATTGGGATTTCTCGAAGCCACACAACCCAAGATTATCGAACAATATGCTCTCAGCACCGATGGCCCCAAGCGACAGCA is part of the Terriglobia bacterium genome and harbors:
- a CDS encoding type I restriction-modification system subunit M, translated to MSSNNLNWIANFIWGVADDVLRDIYVRGKYRDVILPMTVIRRLDAVLEPTKQAVLDMKKRLDKSRITNQDAALRDAAKQAFYNSSPFTLRDLKARARQQQLKADFETYLDGFSPNVQEILDKFKLRNQIETLVEADILGSLIEKFLDSSVNLGPQPVPNLDGSERLPGLDNHAMGTIFEELIRRFNEENNEEAGEHFTPRDVVTLMADLVFLPIADQIQSGTYLVYDGACGTGGMLTVAEQRLTELAKEHGKEVSIHLFGQEVNAETYAITKADLLLKGEGEEAENFRHCSTLSLDGFPAREFDFMLSNPPYGKSWKTDLERMGGKGDIRDPRFVIEHGGDPEFSLITRSSDGQLMFLVNKLSKMKHGTPLGSRIAEVHNGSSLFTGDAGQGESNIRRWILENDWLEAIIALPLNMFYNTGIATYVWVLTNRKPAHRRGEVQLIDATQWFKPLRKNLGKKNCELSEEDIQRICDTFLAFKETEQSKIFPNAAFGYWKVTVERPLRLKDADPNHVYIPKEIKALMESARRDESAQPIVRRIHKKGAEADPLCGLFEATVDGKKSVVEYEPDSELRDTEQVPLLEKGGIEAFIRREVLPHVPDAWYDRDSVKTGYEISFTRYFYKPQPLRTLEEIRTDILALEKETEGLLDEIVGVSREDAKARGEKG
- a CDS encoding nucleotidyltransferase domain-containing protein, which codes for MRSNSENDQFARLITSIEPWLGEVVIIGGWAHRLYRLDARAQLLDYMPVFTVDADIALPSNLKVERKDIRECLVDHGFKEDRMGEDKPPVTHYHLAEDGTGFYAEFLTPSTGGEHRRDGTSNSTMTIAGVVSQKLRFIEILLNAPWTVDLDQTNGFPFEEAIRVRIANPAAFLAHKLLIEKRRTSTRHPKDILYIHDTLETFGGRLQELNAEWKNHIGPILSPKNVRLIERSAESLFHEVTDPVREAALIASGRSLSPERIREICNWGLKQVFG
- a CDS encoding HigA family addiction module antidote protein, translating into MMTREAVHSNLPIPPGEYLEEVVGELGMTKDELAARMDRPATKLSQIFKGDKAITADTALQLEKVVGVPAHIWIGLEAEYRLSLARQQESGKPQETKDASGLLKRFCYTELVRLKAVEKRVTLAEKVTELERFFGVTSLTCVRDLRRYQAAFRCGKSDKWAPSPEALAAWLRFGEVRGQGIQCQPFDRARLEQAIDNLREMTIQSPDKFLKPLRETLAEAGVAMVLCPHFSKTRTHGATFWLRRDKAVLMMSNRGKWADIFWFSLFHEIGHLLLENWRAVCVEVGAQDDQEKRADKFAGDRLINPEEYKIFVRRRAFYPTDIETFAKRAGVHPGIVVGRLQHDKLLKPNWHNGLRVRFKWADQ
- a CDS encoding restriction endonuclease subunit S, producing MIADLKSYPAMKDSGVPWLGEVPEHWKIVPGRACYREKKVPNLASREATVLSLSYGQIVVKPAEKLHGLVPASFETYQIVDPGDIVIRPTDLQNDWNSLRFGLSQQRGIITSAYMCFDTKDSLDRNYGYVLLHAYDLKKVFYGLGSGLRQNLNWNDFKYLPCLMPSKDEQSTIVRFLDHTDRRIRRYMRAKQKIIKLLEEQKQAIIHHAVTRGLDPNVRLRPSGVEWLRDVPQHWEVRRNGQLFAQRNQTGFAELPILEVSLKTGVRVRDFENSIRKQIMSDRAKYKVAHKGDIAYNMMRMWQGAVGIAPVDGLVSPAYVIARPLAGVEVRYFNNLFRTASYMSEVDNCSRGIVKDRNRLYWEDFKQIYSPYPPVGEQTQIADAIEESTQGLNCAIDQMEREIALLREYRTRLIGDVVTGKLDVREAVANLPEEVAEPEALEEAEELDDSATGEEIEVDEAIETEEAAEVSE
- a CDS encoding GxxExxY protein, with amino-acid sequence MKNIEGVSSEIVDAAFHLHKDLGPGLLESVYEAVLARLLEWRGLRVERQKPIAISYEGLQFDEGFRADLLVEGKVVVELKSVETFAPAQGKQLLTYLRLLNLPLGLLINFGAATFKEDVKRVVNNHRDFASSRLRVNQELARSREGREGKES
- a CDS encoding type II toxin-antitoxin system RelE/ParE family toxin; this encodes MEVIFRTRKLEKEYCDHQRADKAYGPDVARRYIGRINLIKETLDIEDLKRLPGLRCHELKGDRRGFWAVNLTGRYRLIFTLEGKRLEIVRIQEVSKHYDD